Proteins co-encoded in one Christiangramia fulva genomic window:
- a CDS encoding S9 family peptidase: MIPKKTALLAGIFFLFIANINAQKSELSVEKIMQDPLWMGTFPSDVNWGIESENIYFDYNPEGNLSDSIYKIKVQNPQKILKVSPEEKRNRIPSNGDFNDKRTEKVYSENGDLFIYNLKSSAKKELLDLPSDIRNPEFLIDNDELSFRAKNNAYVYDLKSGFIKRLTHIDEGAPKKKKEEKLSAKNEYLEKENLDLLQVVRERNEKQEKAKEYRESNAPEEPYTFYLDDQDLRTLKVSPNAKYAAFNLIKQENGKSTEVPNYVDKSGYTTDISSRSKVGDMDYHSKLAVYNFEKDTVYIPDFTNLPGISALPDYAADYPDREWKKEAREVIPTSFYFSPDGKKLIANLRSTDNKDRWIVLIDPKDGSVKNLDHQRDEAWLAGPGIGYTYWGGETLGWLPDSRYIFFQSEETGYSNLYILNIETGKKKNLTPGDYEVFDSFISNDEKHWYFTSSEVDPGERHFYRMPLMGGKMEKLTSMTGNNEVTLSPDEKYMAIRYSYMNKPWELYLKKTKANAKPMQVTNGQSEAFASYNWRKPQLIRFEARDGQMVPARLYVPDEKVKNNAAIVFVHGAGYLQNVHKWWSSYFREYMFNNLLTDLGYTVIDIDYRGSAGYGRDWRTAIYRHMGGKDLTDQVDGVKFLIENYDIDPDKVGIYGGSYGGFITLMAMFTQPETFKAGAALRSVTDWAHYNHGYTSDILNEPSEDPIAYRRSSPIYFAEGLQGNLLIAHGMVDTNVHFQDVVRLTQRLIELGKDDWELAVYPVENHGFVEPSSWTDEYSRILELFNESLLNKTGTPPSKNTR, translated from the coding sequence AACCCACAGAAAATACTTAAAGTTTCTCCCGAAGAAAAACGTAATCGTATTCCTTCAAATGGTGATTTTAATGATAAAAGAACGGAAAAGGTTTACTCCGAAAATGGGGATCTTTTTATCTATAACCTAAAGTCTTCAGCTAAAAAAGAGCTACTTGACCTTCCGTCAGATATAAGAAATCCCGAATTTCTAATTGACAATGACGAGCTATCATTCCGCGCAAAAAACAACGCCTATGTTTACGACCTCAAGTCGGGATTTATAAAAAGGCTCACACATATCGATGAAGGGGCGCCTAAAAAGAAGAAAGAAGAAAAACTTTCAGCTAAAAATGAATATCTGGAAAAAGAGAACCTGGATTTACTTCAGGTAGTCAGGGAGCGTAATGAAAAACAGGAAAAAGCCAAAGAGTACAGAGAGTCAAATGCTCCAGAAGAGCCCTATACTTTCTATTTGGATGATCAGGATCTTCGCACTTTAAAAGTTTCTCCGAACGCCAAATATGCGGCATTTAATCTTATTAAACAGGAAAACGGAAAAAGTACCGAAGTTCCTAATTATGTTGATAAAAGCGGTTACACCACCGACATTTCTTCTCGAAGCAAGGTTGGAGACATGGATTATCACTCCAAACTGGCAGTCTATAATTTTGAAAAAGACACTGTTTATATTCCCGATTTTACCAATCTTCCGGGAATTTCCGCGCTTCCGGATTATGCTGCCGATTATCCCGACAGAGAATGGAAAAAAGAAGCCAGAGAGGTAATCCCAACCAGTTTTTATTTTTCACCTGACGGAAAAAAATTGATCGCCAACCTGCGTTCAACCGATAATAAAGATCGTTGGATCGTGCTCATCGATCCGAAGGACGGAAGTGTGAAAAACCTGGACCATCAGCGTGATGAAGCCTGGCTCGCTGGCCCGGGAATAGGCTATACGTACTGGGGCGGTGAAACTTTGGGATGGCTGCCAGATTCCAGGTACATCTTTTTTCAAAGTGAAGAAACGGGTTATTCTAATCTTTACATTCTTAATATAGAAACCGGCAAAAAGAAAAATCTCACGCCCGGCGATTATGAGGTATTTGATTCCTTTATCTCTAATGATGAAAAACACTGGTATTTCACCTCTTCTGAAGTCGATCCCGGCGAACGCCATTTTTACCGAATGCCTTTAATGGGTGGAAAAATGGAGAAGCTTACTTCTATGACCGGTAATAATGAGGTCACTCTTTCGCCGGATGAAAAATATATGGCAATTCGCTATTCTTATATGAATAAACCCTGGGAACTTTATTTAAAAAAGACAAAAGCCAATGCCAAACCTATGCAGGTAACAAATGGGCAGTCAGAGGCCTTTGCTTCCTACAACTGGCGCAAACCGCAGCTTATTCGATTTGAAGCCCGCGATGGGCAAATGGTTCCCGCTAGGTTATATGTGCCCGATGAAAAGGTGAAAAATAACGCGGCTATTGTCTTTGTTCATGGAGCCGGCTACCTTCAAAATGTGCACAAATGGTGGTCAAGCTATTTCAGGGAATATATGTTCAATAACCTTTTGACCGATCTTGGATACACCGTGATCGACATTGATTACCGGGGCAGTGCAGGTTACGGCCGCGACTGGAGAACCGCAATTTATAGACATATGGGCGGAAAAGACCTGACTGACCAGGTAGACGGAGTAAAATTCCTGATTGAAAATTATGATATTGACCCCGATAAAGTAGGTATTTACGGCGGAAGTTATGGCGGATTCATCACGCTTATGGCTATGTTTACCCAGCCCGAAACTTTTAAAGCCGGCGCGGCATTGAGATCGGTTACAGACTGGGCACATTATAACCACGGATATACTTCAGATATTTTGAATGAACCTTCTGAAGATCCCATCGCTTATCGTCGCTCTTCCCCTATTTATTTTGCAGAAGGCCTGCAGGGAAATCTTCTTATCGCCCATGGAATGGTAGATACAAATGTCCATTTTCAGGATGTGGTAAGGCTTACACAACGACTTATAGAATTAGGTAAGGATGATTGGGAACTTGCAGTTTATCCCGTCGAAAATCATGGTTTTGTAGAGCCCAGCAGCTGGACCGACGAATATAGCCGTATATTAGAACTGTTCAATGAAAGTTTACTTAATAAAACAGGAACGCCACCCTCTAAGAATACCAGGTAA
- a CDS encoding cysteine desulfurase-like protein, whose product MDVEFVRKQFPALQSNFIFMDNAGGSQVLGKVIERITGYLVHHNVQLGASYKVSAEAGQKLKYTTSKLAELVNASKAEEIVIGSSTTMLIRLLSISISRQWKKGDEVIVTNTDHEANVSPWTDLEEKGIVVRIWKMNPQTLKLEINDLHKLLNERTKLVAVTHASNVLGTINPIKKIAQEVHKAGALICVDGVAYAPHRKVDVRELDVDFYFFSWYKTYGPHLAMMYGKYNLLLKLDSLNHYFIGKKEIPYKLQPGNYNFELTYSLLGISEYYLDLYKHHFPEKTSINHSEKLDKAFEMIAGHEESLAEILLNYLNSIPEIQIIGIPKADSSQRVPTISFIHQKMKSDEIVKKVDDFRIGIRFGDFYAKKLIQALNLQEKNGVVRVSLVHYNTSEEVHKLIKAFQTIF is encoded by the coding sequence ATGGATGTAGAATTTGTAAGAAAACAATTTCCGGCACTTCAGAGCAATTTCATTTTTATGGATAATGCCGGTGGTTCCCAGGTTTTGGGAAAAGTAATTGAAAGAATTACCGGATACCTCGTCCATCACAACGTGCAACTTGGTGCCTCTTATAAAGTTTCAGCCGAAGCAGGCCAAAAACTGAAATACACCACCTCAAAACTGGCAGAACTGGTCAATGCTTCCAAAGCCGAAGAGATTGTTATTGGCTCCTCCACTACCATGCTTATCAGGCTCCTTAGTATCAGCATTAGCCGACAGTGGAAAAAAGGGGATGAAGTGATCGTTACCAATACCGATCATGAAGCGAATGTTTCGCCCTGGACCGATCTTGAGGAAAAAGGTATTGTTGTGAGGATCTGGAAAATGAATCCGCAAACACTCAAACTGGAAATAAACGATCTTCATAAGTTATTGAACGAACGCACCAAACTTGTTGCCGTCACCCATGCTTCGAACGTTCTGGGAACGATCAATCCCATTAAAAAGATCGCACAGGAAGTTCATAAAGCCGGTGCTCTGATTTGTGTAGATGGGGTGGCTTATGCCCCGCATAGAAAGGTAGATGTTCGGGAACTGGATGTCGATTTCTACTTTTTCAGCTGGTATAAAACTTACGGGCCGCACCTGGCAATGATGTACGGAAAATATAATTTGCTGCTGAAACTGGACAGTCTTAACCATTATTTCATCGGAAAAAAAGAAATTCCCTATAAACTCCAGCCGGGAAATTATAATTTCGAACTTACCTACAGTTTGCTCGGAATTTCAGAATATTACCTGGATCTATACAAGCATCATTTTCCGGAAAAAACTTCTATTAATCATTCAGAAAAACTTGATAAGGCGTTCGAAATGATAGCAGGTCATGAAGAATCGCTTGCTGAAATATTACTGAATTACCTCAACAGCATTCCGGAGATACAGATCATTGGCATTCCAAAAGCCGATTCCTCACAACGTGTTCCCACGATTTCTTTTATACATCAAAAAATGAAAAGTGATGAGATCGTCAAAAAAGTTGACGATTTCAGAATTGGGATCAGGTTTGGTGATTTTTACGCGAAAAAACTCATTCAGGCCTTAAATCTTCAAGAAAAGAATGGAGTGGTTCGTGTAAGCCTTGTTCATTATAATACTTCGGAAGAAGTACATAAACTGATTAAAGCTTTCCAAACCATATTTTAA
- the lysM gene encoding peptidoglycan-binding protein LysM gives MGIFSFIKDAGKKIFGIEKAKTQEAGKSEKIEREERQENERAAQKLEQTITELNLKVENLGIYIEDDMATVSGLAKDQTTREKIILVVGNTEGIAQVDDRMDVENTEPEAVFHTVERDDSLESISKKHYGDPNQYPLIFEANKPMLQDPDKIYPGQVLRIPPLDGKR, from the coding sequence ATGGGAATATTTTCTTTTATCAAAGATGCAGGCAAAAAGATTTTCGGAATAGAGAAAGCAAAAACCCAGGAAGCCGGTAAAAGCGAAAAAATTGAAAGGGAAGAACGACAGGAGAATGAAAGAGCAGCCCAAAAACTGGAACAAACGATCACTGAGCTTAACCTGAAGGTGGAAAACCTCGGGATATATATCGAAGATGATATGGCGACGGTTTCGGGGCTTGCAAAAGACCAGACCACACGGGAAAAAATTATTCTTGTCGTGGGGAATACTGAAGGAATCGCACAGGTAGATGATAGAATGGATGTAGAGAACACCGAGCCTGAAGCTGTTTTTCATACGGTTGAAAGGGACGATTCTTTAGAGAGTATTTCAAAAAAACATTACGGTGATCCTAATCAATATCCGCTGATCTTTGAGGCCAATAAACCTATGTTGCAGGATCCCGATAAAATATATCCGGGGCAGGTATTACGAATCCCGCCATTGGATGGAAAAAGATAA
- the nadD gene encoding nicotinate (nicotinamide) nucleotide adenylyltransferase: MSEKIGLFFGTFNPIHIGHLIIANHMAEFSDLDEVWLVVTPHNPHKKKKSLLDNHHRYEMVYRACEDYPKLKPSNIEFNLPQPNYTIKTLAHLQEKYPERLFCPIMGEDNLKSLHKWKNYEVILENHDVYVYPRIAAGEMEEKFRNHPKIHPIAAPVMEISATFIRKAIKKGKNIRPLLPEKVWEYIDEMNFYR; encoded by the coding sequence ATGAGTGAGAAGATCGGCTTATTTTTTGGCACTTTTAATCCTATTCACATAGGCCATCTTATAATTGCCAATCATATGGCAGAATTTTCAGATCTTGATGAAGTCTGGCTGGTGGTGACTCCTCATAATCCGCATAAGAAAAAGAAAAGTCTGCTGGACAATCATCATCGCTACGAAATGGTCTATCGCGCCTGTGAGGACTATCCAAAGCTAAAACCAAGCAATATTGAATTTAATCTTCCCCAGCCCAATTATACCATAAAAACCCTTGCTCACCTACAGGAAAAATACCCGGAGAGGCTATTTTGTCCTATAATGGGCGAAGACAATCTGAAGAGTCTTCATAAATGGAAAAACTACGAGGTGATTTTGGAAAATCATGATGTATATGTGTATCCGCGAATCGCTGCAGGTGAAATGGAAGAAAAATTCAGGAACCATCCTAAAATCCATCCAATAGCAGCTCCTGTTATGGAAATCTCGGCCACCTTCATTAGAAAAGCGATCAAAAAAGGGAAGAATATCAGGCCATTATTACCTGAAAAAGTGTGGGAATATATTGATGAAATGAATTTTTATAGATAA
- a CDS encoding DUF3298 and DUF4163 domain-containing protein produces MRKITSLCLVFLLLVSCKEDKKEEKTETSLTFQTKSLSKSLDDCTPENGNCTFISLTFPVASGADYQAEKINREIEKFLVSIVDYQEEEKIEKPEELAEDFIANYKETAEEFPEYELPWEATVTGKIIYQDADIISMEFDTDMFTGGAHGYRSTNYLNFDRKTGKKLTATDLFKDDFKKFVEKDFRKKYEIPSDSNINSTGMFFEDEKFRLPENIGISQKKILLHYNAYEIASYAAGNFNLQYPKKEIQQFLKISDSSMTR; encoded by the coding sequence GTGAGAAAAATCACCTCCCTTTGTCTCGTTTTTTTGCTTCTTGTCTCTTGTAAGGAGGATAAAAAAGAAGAAAAAACCGAAACATCCCTTACATTCCAAACCAAATCCCTGAGCAAAAGTCTGGATGATTGTACGCCTGAAAATGGCAATTGTACATTTATCAGCTTGACTTTTCCCGTGGCTTCAGGTGCAGACTACCAGGCGGAAAAGATCAATCGGGAAATTGAAAAATTCCTGGTAAGCATTGTAGATTATCAGGAGGAGGAGAAAATTGAAAAACCGGAAGAACTTGCCGAAGATTTTATCGCGAATTATAAAGAAACGGCGGAAGAATTTCCTGAATATGAACTTCCATGGGAAGCAACTGTGACCGGAAAGATCATTTATCAGGATGCCGACATTATTTCTATGGAATTTGATACCGATATGTTCACAGGAGGTGCCCATGGCTACCGCAGCACTAATTATCTGAATTTCGACCGCAAAACCGGGAAAAAACTAACTGCTACTGATCTCTTTAAAGATGATTTTAAAAAATTCGTGGAAAAAGACTTCCGAAAGAAATACGAAATTCCCTCTGATTCAAATATCAACAGCACCGGAATGTTCTTCGAAGATGAGAAATTCCGTCTTCCTGAAAATATAGGAATTTCCCAAAAAAAGATTTTACTACACTATAATGCCTATGAAATAGCATCTTATGCCGCCGGTAATTTCAACCTTCAGTATCCCAAAAAAGAGATACAGCAATTCCTGAAAATATCAGATTCTTCTATGACCAGATAA
- a CDS encoding YheT family hydrolase, with protein sequence MPLLSSNYIPPRLYRNADIATIYAATLRKVAIDIPERERLELKDGDFIDLDWFYSGQNSRKAIILLHGLAGNSTRPYMKGMAKVFNKKGWDAISVNLRGCSGEMNRLYRSYHAGVTNDLGEIINHILSLSKYEKIVLLGFSLGGNIVLKYLAERDKIPSEIVSGIGISVPCDLAGSLGAINKMRNFVYAQRFLVNLKEQLLQRAEKFPEKVNPVAIKKCRSLRDIDDLYTSKAHGYKNASDYYRQASSLYSLEKIKIPSLLINAKNDSFLSEESYPYKKAEHSPYFHLETPVYGGHVGFITKNGPFYHEKRAIEFAKKQLGLHPS encoded by the coding sequence ATGCCGCTTTTATCTTCAAATTATATCCCGCCCAGGCTCTATAGAAACGCTGATATTGCCACTATCTATGCCGCTACTTTAAGAAAGGTAGCTATAGACATTCCCGAAAGAGAAAGACTGGAATTAAAAGATGGGGATTTTATCGATCTGGATTGGTTTTATTCCGGGCAAAATTCCCGGAAAGCAATTATTTTATTACACGGCCTTGCCGGAAACTCAACCCGGCCATATATGAAAGGCATGGCAAAGGTTTTTAATAAAAAAGGCTGGGATGCAATTTCAGTGAATTTACGCGGTTGCAGTGGAGAAATGAACCGCCTGTACCGAAGTTATCACGCGGGTGTGACCAATGATCTCGGAGAAATTATAAATCATATTCTCTCCCTTTCTAAATATGAAAAAATAGTTTTGCTGGGATTTAGTCTTGGCGGAAATATTGTGCTGAAATACCTTGCGGAAAGAGATAAAATACCTTCGGAAATTGTTTCGGGAATTGGCATTTCTGTGCCCTGCGACCTTGCCGGTTCCCTGGGAGCCATCAACAAAATGCGAAATTTTGTATACGCCCAGCGATTCCTTGTAAATTTGAAGGAGCAACTTTTGCAGCGAGCCGAAAAATTTCCGGAAAAAGTTAATCCTGTCGCGATTAAAAAATGCCGGTCGCTCAGGGATATAGATGATCTTTACACTTCCAAAGCCCATGGCTATAAAAATGCTTCAGATTATTACCGTCAGGCCAGTTCGCTTTATTCCCTTGAAAAAATTAAAATTCCTTCGCTTCTGATAAATGCCAAAAATGATAGTTTCCTTTCCGAAGAGAGCTATCCGTATAAAAAAGCAGAGCATTCACCCTACTTTCACCTGGAAACCCCTGTTTATGGAGGTCATGTTGGTTTTATTACCAAAAACGGCCCATTTTATCATGAAAAGCGAGCGATTGAATTTGCTAAAAAGCAGCTTGGTCTCCATCCATCATAA
- the gmk gene encoding guanylate kinase, which translates to MSEGKLIVFSAPSGSGKTTIVRHLLKHPELKLDFSISATSREPRGNEVDGKDYYFLSLKDFKQKIKNDEFLEWEEVYRDNFYGTLKSEVERIWKEGKHVIFDIDVVGGLDIKNIYPERTLAVFVKPPSIEELKIRLKKRKTESEDKINMRVAKASIELATAPQFDFIIENKNLEVALDEAYELVANYVGAEKPA; encoded by the coding sequence ATGAGTGAAGGAAAACTTATCGTTTTTTCCGCTCCTTCGGGTTCCGGAAAAACAACGATAGTACGCCACCTTTTAAAGCATCCGGAACTGAAACTGGATTTTTCAATTTCGGCAACCTCCCGTGAGCCCAGGGGAAATGAAGTAGATGGGAAAGATTACTATTTTCTGAGCCTTAAAGATTTTAAGCAAAAGATCAAAAATGACGAATTCCTGGAATGGGAAGAAGTGTATCGGGATAATTTCTACGGCACCTTAAAAAGCGAAGTAGAACGCATCTGGAAAGAAGGAAAACATGTAATTTTTGATATAGACGTGGTTGGAGGCCTGGATATTAAAAATATCTATCCCGAAAGAACGCTGGCGGTATTTGTAAAACCGCCAAGTATCGAGGAATTAAAAATCAGGCTTAAGAAAAGGAAGACCGAGAGCGAAGATAAGATCAATATGCGGGTAGCAAAGGCGTCTATTGAACTTGCCACCGCACCACAGTTCGATTTTATAATAGAAAACAAGAACCTGGAAGTTGCTCTTGACGAAGCCTACGAACTGGTAGCCAATTATGTTGGCGCTGAAAAACCCGCGTAA
- a CDS encoding acyl-CoA thioesterase encodes MYTKKFEIRWSDLDANRHLANSAYINFMSHTRMGFLMEQGFGHRELSKFNLGPIVFYEHIYYFKEIFAGHPIVVSLELKGLSEDGMYFEFIHNIYDYKGRHCSSCEMMGSWIDLEERKLTSLPKELYEKFDHMNKTSDFRILTKEDTRKYGKRPVDLDPAELEKIQ; translated from the coding sequence ATGTACACCAAGAAATTTGAAATTCGCTGGAGTGATCTTGATGCCAATCGTCACCTCGCGAATTCGGCTTATATCAATTTTATGAGCCATACCCGAATGGGATTCCTTATGGAGCAAGGCTTTGGCCACCGTGAACTTTCTAAATTTAACCTGGGACCAATCGTTTTTTATGAACACATCTATTATTTCAAAGAAATCTTTGCCGGGCACCCTATTGTGGTAAGTCTTGAGCTGAAAGGCCTTTCAGAAGACGGAATGTATTTTGAATTTATCCATAATATTTATGACTATAAAGGGAGGCATTGTTCGAGTTGTGAAATGATGGGCTCATGGATTGACCTTGAAGAGCGAAAGCTTACCAGTCTTCCAAAGGAATTATATGAAAAGTTTGACCACATGAATAAAACTTCAGATTTTAGGATTCTCACCAAAGAAGATACCCGCAAATACGGAAAGAGACCGGTAGATTTAGACCCTGCTGAACTTGAAAAAATTCAATAA
- a CDS encoding DMT family transporter, whose product MSSRTLAILAAFTASAIYGINHTIAKGVMPTYIQPFGFILLRVSGAAILFWIISIWSPKEKIATSDWPRLLGCAIFGMVINMLFFFKGLSLSTPINSSVIITLSPVMVLILASILIGERITWLKTLGIIIGMGGALVLVLFSKEESQNAPNIPLGNTLFLVNAFSYGLYLILVKPLTAKYSAITLMKWLFLIAIFINLPITIGQFTAVEWADLPFDAIWKMGYVVVGTTFLTYLLNVYALKQLSPATISAFIYLQPLIAISFAIAVGADELTAVKVLAAVLVFVGVYMVSMKKKKITS is encoded by the coding sequence GTGAGTAGCAGGACTCTTGCCATACTTGCAGCTTTTACTGCCAGTGCCATTTATGGTATTAACCATACCATTGCGAAAGGAGTGATGCCTACTTATATCCAGCCTTTCGGATTTATTTTATTGAGAGTGAGCGGGGCGGCAATTCTTTTCTGGATCATTAGCATCTGGTCTCCCAAAGAAAAGATCGCGACTTCAGACTGGCCGCGGCTCCTGGGCTGCGCAATTTTCGGAATGGTGATCAACATGCTATTTTTCTTTAAGGGGCTAAGCCTTTCCACACCTATTAACAGCTCGGTAATTATAACTTTGTCGCCAGTAATGGTACTTATACTGGCTTCTATTCTCATTGGGGAACGCATCACCTGGCTCAAGACTCTGGGAATCATTATTGGGATGGGCGGAGCTTTGGTGCTGGTACTATTCAGTAAAGAAGAAAGTCAGAATGCTCCTAATATTCCCCTGGGAAATACCCTTTTTCTGGTCAATGCATTTTCTTACGGCCTCTATCTTATTCTTGTAAAGCCTCTTACAGCTAAATACAGCGCGATAACCTTAATGAAATGGCTGTTCTTAATTGCCATTTTTATTAATTTACCAATAACCATTGGTCAATTTACCGCGGTAGAATGGGCAGATCTTCCCTTTGACGCTATCTGGAAAATGGGATATGTTGTTGTAGGAACCACATTTTTAACCTATTTGCTGAATGTTTACGCTTTAAAGCAACTCTCTCCGGCAACCATCAGCGCGTTTATTTACCTCCAGCCTTTGATCGCCATTAGCTTTGCCATTGCAGTAGGTGCCGATGAGTTAACCGCCGTCAAGGTCCTCGCTGCTGTTCTGGTATTTGTGGGAGTTTATATGGTGAGTATGAAAAAGAAAAAAATTACCAGTTAG
- a CDS encoding YicC/YloC family endoribonuclease, producing MIQSMTGFGKSITQIPNKKITVELKSLNSKNFDLNARIPSQYREKELDLRNIISNSLQRGKVDLSIYVEFTGEQTSTNVNTEVVQNYMHQLREIVNASEVELLKMAVKMPDALKTEREEIDEEEFKAIEKAVREALEEINNFRTDEGEALEKDLKLRISNIGQLLDKVIKMDPERVEAVKERLRKGIEDLKEQADENRFEQELVYYIEKFDITEEKVRLDNHLEYFEKTLKTDDSNGRKLAFISQEIGREINTIGSKSNFAPMQQLVVQMKDELEKIKEQILNIL from the coding sequence ATGATCCAATCAATGACAGGCTTTGGGAAGAGCATAACTCAAATTCCCAATAAAAAAATCACCGTAGAATTGAAATCGCTTAACAGCAAGAATTTCGATCTCAATGCCCGAATTCCTTCCCAATACAGGGAAAAGGAACTGGATCTGCGCAATATCATCTCCAATTCACTTCAGCGCGGTAAGGTAGATCTATCAATTTATGTGGAATTTACCGGGGAACAAACTTCTACCAATGTCAATACTGAAGTCGTGCAAAATTATATGCATCAGCTTCGGGAAATTGTGAATGCATCTGAAGTGGAACTACTTAAAATGGCAGTAAAAATGCCGGATGCCCTCAAAACCGAAAGAGAAGAGATCGATGAGGAAGAATTCAAGGCTATAGAAAAAGCCGTTCGGGAAGCACTTGAAGAAATCAACAATTTCAGGACAGATGAGGGTGAAGCTTTGGAAAAAGACCTTAAACTGAGAATTTCTAATATCGGCCAACTTCTTGATAAAGTGATCAAAATGGATCCCGAGCGAGTCGAGGCTGTAAAGGAACGCCTGCGTAAAGGCATTGAAGACCTAAAAGAACAGGCCGATGAGAACCGTTTTGAGCAGGAACTGGTTTATTATATTGAAAAATTCGATATCACCGAGGAAAAGGTAAGACTTGACAATCACCTGGAATATTTCGAAAAAACGCTTAAAACCGATGATTCGAATGGAAGAAAACTCGCCTTTATTTCCCAGGAAATAGGCCGTGAGATCAATACCATTGGCAGTAAATCAAATTTCGCTCCCATGCAGCAACTGGTGGTGCAGATGAAAGACGAACTTGAAAAGATAAAAGAACAAATTCTAAACATACTCTAG
- a CDS encoding cystathionine gamma-synthase: MKFNTKTIHGGQEETDPAYGSVMPPIYQTSTYSQTTPGGHKGFEYSRSGNPTRAALERSLASIENGNYGLAFGSGLAAIDAVMKLFKPGDEIISTNDLYGGSYRLFTKIFENLGIKYRFIGMQDAAGIEDHINENTKLIWVETPTNPMMNVIDIEAVSKIAKKHDLLLAVDNTFATPYLQQPLDLGADIVMHSATKYLGGHSDVVMGSLVVKEKELADKLYFIQNASGAICGPQDSFLVLRGIKTLHLRMQRHCENGEAVARFLKSHPRVGKVYWPGFEDHPNHEVAKKQMKGFGGMISFTTKENSLASATKIVENLKVFTLAESLGGVESLAGHPASMTHASIPQEERAKTGIVDSLIRLSVGVEDEEDLVADLKQAIEA, translated from the coding sequence ATGAAATTCAACACAAAAACGATACACGGCGGCCAGGAAGAAACCGATCCAGCTTACGGTTCTGTAATGCCACCTATTTATCAAACCAGTACTTATTCGCAAACCACACCCGGTGGTCATAAAGGCTTTGAATATTCTCGTAGCGGAAATCCAACGCGAGCTGCTTTGGAAAGATCGCTGGCAAGCATCGAAAACGGGAATTATGGACTTGCATTTGGTTCTGGACTGGCAGCTATTGATGCGGTGATGAAACTTTTCAAACCCGGTGATGAAATCATTTCTACCAACGATCTTTACGGAGGTTCTTACCGCCTTTTTACCAAAATCTTTGAGAATCTTGGTATTAAATACCGCTTTATCGGAATGCAGGATGCGGCCGGTATTGAAGATCATATCAACGAAAATACTAAACTGATCTGGGTGGAAACGCCCACTAACCCGATGATGAATGTTATTGACATCGAAGCGGTTTCAAAAATTGCCAAAAAGCATGATCTTTTACTTGCTGTCGATAATACTTTTGCCACTCCTTACCTGCAACAGCCGCTGGATTTAGGTGCTGACATTGTAATGCACAGTGCCACAAAATATCTCGGCGGCCATAGTGATGTGGTGATGGGAAGTCTTGTGGTTAAAGAAAAAGAACTGGCTGATAAATTATATTTTATCCAGAATGCCAGCGGTGCAATTTGCGGCCCACAGGATAGTTTTCTTGTGCTTCGCGGAATTAAAACACTTCATCTTCGCATGCAGCGGCATTGTGAAAATGGGGAAGCGGTTGCTAGATTTCTGAAATCCCATCCGCGAGTTGGTAAGGTTTACTGGCCCGGATTTGAAGACCATCCTAATCATGAAGTAGCTAAAAAGCAAATGAAGGGCTTTGGCGGAATGATCTCTTTTACTACTAAAGAAAATTCCCTGGCCAGCGCCACAAAAATTGTCGAAAACCTTAAAGTTTTTACCCTGGCAGAATCATTGGGAGGCGTGGAATCTCTTGCCGGCCATCCCGCAAGTATGACCCATGCTTCCATCCCACAGGAAGAGCGCGCAAAAACAGGAATTGTAGATTCCCTAATACGGTTGAGCGTGGGTGTTGAAGACGAAGAAGACCTGGTGGCCGATCTAAAACAGGCCATAGAAGCCTAA
- a CDS encoding arsenate reductase family protein produces MKKIYHLSTCNTCQRILKELAPPSSFILQDIKEEKITEDQLEQMREFAGSYEALFSRRARLYKEKELKNEELDEGRYKNLILEHYTFLKRPVLINNDEIFIGNSKKTVEAAKKSIHSE; encoded by the coding sequence ATGAAAAAAATTTATCACCTTTCCACCTGCAATACCTGTCAGCGAATTCTTAAAGAACTCGCACCGCCCTCGTCGTTTATTCTTCAGGATATAAAAGAGGAAAAGATCACTGAAGACCAGCTGGAGCAGATGCGGGAATTTGCCGGAAGTTACGAAGCGCTTTTCAGCCGGAGAGCGAGATTGTATAAAGAAAAAGAGCTTAAAAATGAAGAACTCGATGAAGGAAGGTATAAAAATTTAATCCTGGAACACTACACTTTCCTGAAGCGACCGGTACTAATTAATAACGACGAAATTTTTATTGGCAATTCCAAAAAAACAGTAGAAGCTGCCAAAAAATCTATTCATAGTGAGTAG